From one Triticum urartu cultivar G1812 chromosome 3, Tu2.1, whole genome shotgun sequence genomic stretch:
- the LOC125544778 gene encoding gibberellin 2-beta-dioxygenase 3, with protein MVVLAGSPAVDHIPLLRSPDPGDNFSGMPVVDLSSPGAPRAIADACERFGFFKLVNHGVPADTMDRLESEAVRFFSLPQADKDRSGPAYPFGYGSKRIGLNGDMGWLEYLLLAVDAASLSAACAVPSCALFRAALNEYIAAVRKVAVRVMEAMAEGLGIAPVDALSAMVTAEGSDQVFRVNHYPPCHALQGLGCSATGFGEHTDPQLISVLRSNGTSGLQIALQNGQWVSVPSDRDAFFVNVGDSLQVLTNGRFKSVKHRVVANSLKSRVSMIYFGGPAMTQRIAPLPQLLGAGEQSLYKDFTWGEYKKAAYNSRLGDNRLAHFHR; from the exons ATGGTGGTTCTCGCCGGCTCGCCCGCCGTCGATCACATCCCGCTCCTCAGGTCGCCCGACCCCGGGGACAACTTCTCCGGCATGCCGGTCGTCGACCTCTCCAGCCCTGGCGCGCCGCGGGCCATCGCCGACGCGTGCGAGCGCTTCGGCTTCTTCAAGCTCGTCAACCACGGGGTGCCCGCGGACACGATGGACAGGCTCGAGTCGGAGGCCGTCAGGTTCTTCTCGCTGCCGCAGGCCGACAAGGACCGCTCCGGCCCGGCCTACCCGTTCGGCTACGGCAGCAAGCGCATCGGGCTCAATGGCGACATGGGGTGGCTCGAGTACCTGCTCCTCGCCGTCGACGCCGCGTCGCTCTCCGCCGCCTGCGCCGTCCCGTCCTGCGCGCTCTTCCG GGCGGCGCTGAACGAGTACATCGCGGCGGTGCGGAAGGTGGCGGTGCGGGTGATGGAGGCGATGGCGGAGGGGCTGGGCATTGCGCCCGTCGACGCGCTGAGCGCGATGGTGACGGCGGAGGGCAGCGACCAGGTGTTCCGGGTGAACCACTATCCGCCGTGCCACGCGCTGCAGGGGCTGGGCTGCAGCGCCACCGGCTTCGGCGAGCACACGGACCCGCAGCTCATCTCGGTGCTGCGCTCCAACGGCACGTCCGGCCTGCAGATCGCGCTCCAGAACGGGCAGTGGGTGTCCGTGCCCTCGGACCGCGACGCCTTCTTCGTCAACGTCGGCGACTCGTTGCAG gtgCTGACGAACGGGAGGTTCAAGAGCGTGAAGCACAGGGTGGTGGCCAACAGCCTAAAGTCTAGGGTTTCCATGATCTACTTTGGAGGGCCAGCGATGACACAGAGGATTGCACCATTGCCGCAGCTGCTGGGCGCGGGCGAGCAGAGCCTGTACAAGGACTTCACATGGGGCGAGTACAAGAAGGCTGCCTACAACTCCAGGCTCGGGGACAACAGGCTGGCTCACTTCCACAGGTAG